The following are from one region of the Phycisphaerales bacterium genome:
- the rsmG gene encoding 16S rRNA (guanine(527)-N(7))-methyltransferase RsmG: protein MPNRSSATSEPAPARKPANQEERDIQAFVAEILADAPKEPLPAPPEFLAQAAELGIAFEPGEVEKLGGFLALLLHANTRMNLTAIKDPAEAWQRHILDSLTLMAPLAELPAGATVIDIGTGGGVPGVPLAIVRPDLRFAMLDATAKKTAFVRAAMDVLGVEHSKVVTARAEAAGRDPEHRDAYDAAIARAVGPMATIAELATPFVKPGGVALLIKGERAGEELENAKAALHMLLSHHAGTVETPTGRIVILEKMRPTPKAYPRGNGEPKRKPLGT, encoded by the coding sequence ATGCCCAACCGGTCCTCAGCAACGTCCGAACCCGCCCCAGCCCGTAAGCCTGCCAACCAGGAAGAGCGCGACATCCAGGCGTTCGTCGCCGAGATCCTTGCCGACGCGCCCAAGGAGCCGCTGCCGGCGCCGCCCGAGTTCCTGGCCCAGGCCGCCGAACTTGGCATCGCCTTCGAGCCCGGCGAGGTGGAGAAGCTGGGCGGTTTCCTTGCCCTGCTCCTGCACGCCAACACGCGGATGAACCTGACGGCCATCAAGGACCCGGCCGAGGCCTGGCAGCGGCACATCCTCGATTCGCTGACGCTCATGGCGCCCCTGGCCGAGTTGCCCGCTGGGGCAACTGTCATCGACATCGGCACCGGCGGGGGCGTGCCGGGCGTGCCGCTGGCGATCGTGCGGCCCGACCTGCGGTTCGCCATGCTCGACGCAACGGCCAAGAAGACCGCCTTCGTGCGCGCGGCGATGGACGTGTTGGGCGTGGAACACTCGAAGGTCGTCACCGCGCGCGCCGAGGCGGCCGGCCGAGACCCCGAGCACCGCGACGCCTACGACGCGGCCATCGCGCGGGCGGTGGGGCCCATGGCGACCATCGCCGAACTCGCAACGCCGTTCGTCAAGCCGGGGGGCGTCGCGCTGCTCATCAAGGGCGAACGGGCTGGCGAGGAACTCGAGAATGCCAAGGCTGCGCTGCACATGCTGCTGAGCCACCACGCCGGCACCGTCGAGACACCCACGGGCCGGATCGTGATCCTCGAGAAGATGCGGCCGACGCCCAAGGCCTACCCGCGCGGCAATGGCGAGCCCAAGCGCAAGCCGCTGGGAACCTGA